A stretch of the Enoplosus armatus isolate fEnoArm2 chromosome 13, fEnoArm2.hap1, whole genome shotgun sequence genome encodes the following:
- the c13h11orf54 gene encoding ester hydrolase C11orf54 homolog has product MADISRTEKVQLHAPDLEELRDVLQAGLQDNFAEVQVSVVECPDLTKEPFQFPVKGLCGSPRITDVGGVPYLVPLVQKHKEYNMNTISKELELPGAFILGAAGAPSRIVGMNAELMPLVLTEVEGRPAVNSSYFSSINPADGQCLQEKYSDKFSDCNFGLLGNLYACEGKSGKVIEVRAKRRTGGHSLVTALRSTLEGHYPDKSLALGGTFIIQKGKAKIHIMPREFSVCPLNTNDDVNNWLKHFEVSAPLICQSVLVSRDPGLDLRVEHTHCFSHHGEGGHYYIDTTPDSVEYLGYFMPAEFVYRIDRPQETHGVGRD; this is encoded by the exons ATGGCCGACATCAGCAGAACTGAGAAGGTCCAGCTGCACGCGCCAGATTTAGAGGAACTGCGTGATG TGTTGCAAGCAGGGCTGCAAGACAACTTTGCTGAAGTCCAGGTGAGTGTTGTGGAGTGCCCAGATCTCACCAAAGAGCCCTTCCAGTTTCCTGTCAAAG GCTTGTGTGGAAGCCCTCGCATCACTGATGTTGGTGGTGTACCCTACCTCGTCCCCTTGGTTCAGAAGCACAAG gaATACAACATGAACACCATATCGAAGGAGCTGGAGCTGCCAGGAGCCTTCATCCTCGGTGCAGCAGGGGCTCCCTCCAGAATAGTTGGAATGAATGCAGAG CTGATGCCTCTGGTTCTGACCGAAGTGGAGGGAAGACCTGCCGTGAACAGCAGCTACTTCTCCTCCATCAATCCAGCCGATGGCCAGTGTCTGCAAGAAAAATACAGTGACAAATTCTCTGACTGCAACTTCGGACTGCTGGGCAACCTGTATGCTTGTGAAGGGAAGTCTGGCAAG GTCATAGAGGTGCGGGCCAAGAGGAGAACAGGAGGCCACAGTCTTGTGACGGCCTTGAGGAGCACCCTTGAAGGTCACTATCCTGATAAAAGCCTGGCTCTGGGAGGCACGTTCATCATCCAGAAAGGGAAAGCTAAAATCCACATCATG CCAAGAGAGTTCTCAGTCTGCCCCCTCAACACCAATGATGACGTCAACAACTGGCTCAAGCACTTTGAGGTCAGCGCCCCACTCATCTGCCAGTCGGTGCTGGTTTCCAGAGACCCT GGGTTGGACCTGCGTGTGGAGCACACCCACTGCTTCAGCCATCACGGAGAGGGTGGCCACTACTACATAGACACCACACCTGACAGTGTGGAGTACCTGGGCTACTTCATGCCTGCAGAGTTTGTCTACCGCATCGACAGGCCCCAAGAGACCCACGGAGTTGGACGAGATtga
- the aspa gene encoding aspartoacylase has translation MSSYINSVRFNEARRVAIFGGTHGNEMSGVTLVNLWVKNSAEIQRKGVETKPFITNPKAVEKCTRYVDTDLNRAFSPENLSALGGDDLPYEVQRAQEINRIFGPKGSPEAYDVIFDLHNTTSNMGCTLILESSKDHFNLQMMNYIKKAIAPASCLVLLNEHPLLQYSTSRSVAKHPVGLEVGPQPQGVLRSNIFEAMRVILKHALDFIELFNEGMEFPPCTVEVFRVSERIDYPRDANGNIIAMVHPNLQDCDWEPLNPGDPMFQTFDGKTIHYQGSGTVYPTFINEAAYYEKQQAFVTTRRETLVASSIRKA, from the exons ATGTCCTCCTACATCAACAGCGTGCGTTTCAACGAGGCCAGGCGGGTGGCGATTTTCGGAGGAACGCACGGGAACGAGATGTCAGGCGTGACGCTCGTGAACCTGTGGGTGAAGAACAGCGCCGAGATACAGAGGAAAGGGGTCGAGACCAAACCGTTCATCACCAACCCGAAGGCTGTGGAGAAGTGCACCAGATACGTGGACACGGACCTGAACCGAGCCTTCAGCCCAGAAAACCTCAG tGCCCTGGGAGGAGATGACCTGCCCTACGAGGTGCAGAGAGCCCAGGAGATCAACAGGATATTTGGACCCAAAGGAAGCCCAGAGGCCTACGATGTTATCTTTGACCTCCACAACACGACGTCCAACATGGGCTGCACTCTGATCCTGGAGAGCTCCAAAGACCACTTCAATCTGCAGATGATGAACTACATCAAG aaagCCATCGCTCCAGCCAGTTGTCTTGTTCTGCTGAATGAACATCCTCTTTTGCAATATTCCACTTCACGCTCTGTTGCCAAGCACCCTGTTG GTCTGGAAGTGGGTCCTCAGCCTCAAGGTGTTTTGAGGAGTAACATCTTTGAAGCTATGAGGGTAATACTGAAACATGCCTTGGACTTCATCGAACTGTTTAATGAAG GCATGGAGTTCCCTCCCTGTACAGTGGAAGTTTTCCGGGTCTCGGAGAGGATTGACTACCCCAGAGATGCCAATGGAAACATCATTGCCATGGTGCACCCCAATCTGCAG gaCTGTGACTGGGAACCGCTGAACCCCGGTGACCCTATGTTCCAAACATTTGATGGAAAGACCATCCACTACCAAGGCTCAGGCACCGTCTATCCCacttttataaatgaggccgcctattatgaaaaacaacaggCATTTGTGACCACTAGGCGAGAAACCTTGGTAGCAAGTTCCATCAGGAAAGCATGA